A stretch of the Thiohalospira halophila DSM 15071 genome encodes the following:
- a CDS encoding exonuclease domain-containing protein, translating into MMAGGQWRRRWLARRAPPGPLADYLAIPFPAPGSDCREVEFLALDLETTGLDPARDEIISMGLVPLRGGRLELGQGLGLPVRPEGAVGADSVAIHGLTDTAVAGGESLASAMGELLERLAGRVLLAHYAPFELAFLDRACRAVYGGRFAAAVVDTQWLEHRHRQRRGQPVRAADLRLDAVRGAWGLPPHRAHDALADAVAAGELFLAQWADRAGGGRLPLKAVLSPARAARR; encoded by the coding sequence ATGATGGCCGGCGGTCAGTGGCGGCGGCGCTGGCTGGCCCGGCGGGCGCCGCCGGGGCCGCTGGCCGACTACCTGGCCATTCCCTTTCCGGCGCCGGGAAGCGACTGCCGCGAGGTGGAATTCCTGGCCCTGGATCTGGAGACCACCGGGCTCGATCCGGCCCGGGATGAGATCATCAGCATGGGGCTGGTACCCTTGCGGGGCGGACGGCTGGAGCTGGGCCAGGGGCTCGGCCTGCCGGTACGGCCCGAAGGGGCCGTGGGGGCGGACAGCGTCGCCATCCACGGCCTCACCGACACCGCCGTGGCCGGGGGGGAATCCCTGGCCTCGGCGATGGGAGAGCTCCTGGAGCGGCTGGCCGGTCGGGTCCTGCTGGCCCACTACGCCCCCTTCGAGCTGGCCTTTCTGGATCGGGCCTGCCGGGCGGTGTACGGTGGCCGCTTTGCGGCGGCGGTGGTGGATACCCAGTGGCTGGAGCACCGCCACCGGCAGCGCCGGGGACAGCCCGTGCGCGCCGCCGACCTGCGACTGGACGCGGTGCGCGGGGCCTGGGGCCTCCCGCCCCATCGCGCCCACGACGCCCTGGCGGACGCCGTCGCCGCCGGCGAGCTCTTCCTGGCCCAGTGGGCCGACCGGGCCGGTGGCGGCCGGCTGCCGCTGAAGGCGGTCCTGTCGCCCGCCCGAGCGGCCCGACGCTGA
- a CDS encoding DUF294 nucleotidyltransferase-like domain-containing protein, with amino-acid sequence MEPADVRAFLATIPALADLPEATLAAVAGRLHARYLRAGAAFPPAEPEGETLYLLRTGAVELTDNHGHLLDRLDEGALAGACDGAALQGRVVEDALIYGLPCVEVQHLATDHTELAGALAAGERDRLRAALSAAHQTPGPGGDLAGLAVGDLLKRPAATIAADAPIREAAAAMARAGVSSLLVTDADGALTGIVTDRDLRNRCLAAGRDPGEPVGTIATPEPATVEATESALEALMAMTRLGVHHLPVVRNRHPAGVISSGDLLRLRAGDALYLVGDIRRAEDRTALAGVGERLRELQPQMVAAGADASHVTRAVTAVAEAVTRRLTELAETELTAERGPPPVGWAWITCGSVARGEATAGSDQDNGLVLLEEPDAEGWDWFAEFARRVSDGLDAAGFPYCPGNVMATNPDWCQPLATWREYFRRWTHEPEPQALMHASIFFDLSVTAGTPAAREAVEELRTEFLAWTADHSAFRAALAGNALSRRPPLGFFRQFVVDRSGDHAHTLDLKRDGLIPIVDLARIHALGAGLRENATLDRLRALGTDSMNAGDAAELADAFALLGDLRIRHQTEALRAGERPDNHLDPASLSRLQRHHLKDAFRIIQTHQSALAQRYEAGRFG; translated from the coding sequence ATGGAACCGGCCGACGTCCGTGCCTTCCTGGCCACCATCCCCGCCCTGGCCGACCTCCCCGAGGCGACCCTGGCGGCGGTGGCCGGCCGACTCCACGCCCGCTACCTGCGGGCCGGGGCGGCCTTCCCGCCGGCCGAGCCGGAGGGGGAGACGCTCTACCTCCTCCGGACCGGGGCGGTGGAACTCACGGACAACCACGGCCACCTCCTCGACCGCCTGGATGAGGGGGCCCTGGCCGGCGCCTGCGACGGCGCCGCGCTCCAGGGTCGCGTGGTCGAGGATGCCCTCATCTACGGCCTGCCGTGCGTGGAGGTCCAACACCTCGCCACGGACCATACCGAACTCGCCGGCGCCCTGGCCGCCGGCGAGCGTGATCGACTCCGGGCCGCGCTGAGCGCGGCCCACCAGACCCCCGGCCCGGGCGGCGACCTCGCCGGCCTGGCCGTGGGGGATCTGCTCAAGCGTCCGGCGGCGACCATTGCCGCCGACGCCCCCATCCGGGAGGCCGCCGCCGCCATGGCGCGCGCCGGCGTCTCCTCCCTGCTAGTTACCGACGCCGACGGGGCCCTGACCGGCATCGTCACCGACCGCGACCTGCGCAACCGCTGCCTGGCAGCCGGCCGCGATCCGGGTGAGCCGGTGGGGACCATCGCCACCCCCGAGCCGGCCACCGTGGAGGCGACGGAGAGCGCCCTGGAGGCGCTGATGGCCATGACCCGGCTGGGTGTCCACCACCTGCCGGTGGTCCGTAACCGGCACCCGGCCGGGGTCATCTCCAGCGGCGATCTGCTGCGCCTGCGCGCCGGGGATGCCCTCTACCTGGTGGGCGACATCCGCCGCGCCGAAGATCGAACCGCGCTGGCGGGCGTGGGAGAGCGCCTGCGGGAACTCCAGCCCCAGATGGTCGCCGCCGGCGCCGATGCCAGCCACGTTACCCGCGCGGTGACCGCCGTGGCCGAGGCCGTGACCCGGCGGCTCACCGAGCTGGCCGAGACGGAGCTGACCGCCGAGCGGGGCCCGCCCCCGGTGGGCTGGGCCTGGATCACCTGCGGCTCCGTGGCCCGGGGGGAGGCCACGGCGGGTTCGGATCAGGACAACGGCCTGGTCCTCCTGGAAGAGCCGGATGCCGAGGGGTGGGATTGGTTCGCCGAGTTCGCCCGGCGGGTCTCCGACGGCCTGGATGCCGCCGGCTTCCCCTACTGCCCCGGCAACGTCATGGCCACCAACCCGGACTGGTGCCAGCCGCTGGCCACGTGGCGGGAATACTTCCGGCGCTGGACCCACGAGCCGGAGCCGCAGGCGCTGATGCATGCCAGCATCTTCTTCGACCTCTCGGTCACCGCCGGCACCCCTGCCGCGCGGGAGGCGGTGGAGGAACTGCGCACGGAGTTCCTGGCCTGGACCGCCGACCACTCCGCCTTCCGGGCGGCGCTGGCCGGCAATGCCCTCAGCCGCCGGCCGCCCCTGGGCTTCTTCCGCCAGTTCGTGGTCGACCGCAGCGGGGACCATGCCCATACCCTGGACCTGAAGCGCGACGGCCTCATCCCCATCGTGGATCTCGCCCGGATCCACGCCCTGGGCGCGGGCCTCCGGGAGAATGCCACGCTGGACCGGCTTCGGGCCCTGGGCACGGACTCAATGAACGCCGGGGATGCCGCCGAACTCGCGGATGCCTTCGCCCTGCTCGGCGACCTGCGCATCCGCCACCAGACCGAGGCGCTGCGCGCCGGCGAGCGCCCGGACAACCACCTGGATCCGGCCTCCCTCTCAAGGCTGCAGCGCCACCACCTCAAGGACGCCTTCCGGATCATCCAGACCCATCAATCCGCGCTGGCCCAGCGCTACGAGGCGGGGCGCTTCGGATGA
- a CDS encoding sodium:solute symporter family protein encodes MELQTLIYLVVGATFALYLGIAFWAKAGSTGEFYIAGGGVHPVANGAATAADWMSAASFISMAGLIAFLGYDGSVYLMGWTGGYVLLALLLAPYLRKFGKFTVPEFIGDRYYSDTARVVAVICLIFISFTYVAGQMRGVGIVFSRFLEVELLTGLIIGMGVVFVYAVLGGMKGITYTQVAQYVVMIFAYTVPAVFIALQVTGNPIPQVALGADLAGTSTDLLAKLDQTLVDLGFGPYTEGSKPTVDVFFITLALMVGTAGLPHVIVRFFTVPKVRDARRSAGWALLFIALLYTTAPAVGALSHWNFINTVNGPEEQGTEYEAMPEWFSTWEHSGLIAWHDHNGDGKLQYAAGSALDGKPQFTDQTGEHGQRLVANPGDGEPVEGAPFANEVYVDRDIMVLANPEIADLPNWVIALVAAGGVAAALSTAAGLLLVISSAISHDLLKRTFRPQISERGELAAGRIAAATAILIAGYLGANPPAFVAQVVAFAFGLAAASLFPVIIMGIFNKRMNREGAIAGMVVGLVFTLAYIIYFKGVFVEPFAADVPENWLFGISPEGIGGLAMLLNFAVAWTVSKVTAAPPQSIQELVASIRVPRGAGGATGH; translated from the coding sequence ATGGAACTGCAGACACTGATCTATCTGGTGGTGGGCGCGACCTTCGCCCTCTACCTCGGCATCGCCTTCTGGGCGAAGGCCGGCAGCACCGGCGAATTCTATATCGCCGGTGGGGGCGTTCATCCGGTGGCCAACGGCGCCGCTACCGCCGCCGACTGGATGTCCGCCGCCTCCTTCATCTCCATGGCCGGCCTCATCGCCTTCCTGGGGTATGACGGCTCGGTCTACCTCATGGGCTGGACCGGCGGCTACGTGCTGCTCGCCCTGCTGCTGGCGCCCTACCTGCGCAAGTTCGGGAAGTTCACGGTGCCGGAGTTCATCGGCGACCGGTACTACTCCGATACCGCCCGCGTGGTGGCGGTGATCTGCCTGATCTTCATCTCCTTCACCTACGTGGCGGGGCAGATGCGCGGTGTCGGCATCGTCTTCTCCCGCTTCCTGGAGGTGGAGCTGCTCACCGGCCTCATCATCGGCATGGGCGTGGTCTTCGTCTACGCCGTCCTCGGCGGCATGAAGGGCATCACCTACACCCAGGTCGCCCAGTACGTGGTGATGATCTTCGCCTACACCGTCCCGGCAGTCTTCATCGCTCTGCAGGTGACCGGCAACCCCATCCCGCAGGTGGCCCTGGGCGCCGACCTGGCCGGCACCAGCACCGACCTGCTGGCCAAGCTGGACCAGACCCTGGTGGACCTGGGCTTCGGGCCCTACACCGAGGGCAGCAAGCCGACGGTGGACGTCTTCTTCATCACCCTGGCGCTGATGGTCGGCACCGCCGGCCTGCCCCACGTCATCGTGCGCTTCTTCACCGTGCCCAAGGTCCGCGATGCCCGCCGCTCCGCCGGCTGGGCGCTGCTGTTCATCGCCCTTCTCTACACCACCGCCCCGGCGGTGGGCGCCCTCTCCCACTGGAACTTCATCAACACCGTGAACGGTCCCGAGGAGCAGGGCACCGAGTACGAGGCCATGCCCGAGTGGTTCTCCACCTGGGAGCACTCCGGCCTCATCGCCTGGCACGACCACAACGGCGACGGCAAGCTGCAGTACGCCGCCGGCTCCGCCCTGGACGGCAAGCCGCAGTTCACCGACCAGACCGGCGAGCACGGCCAGCGACTGGTCGCCAACCCCGGCGACGGCGAGCCGGTGGAGGGGGCGCCCTTCGCCAACGAGGTCTACGTGGACCGCGACATCATGGTCCTGGCCAACCCCGAGATCGCCGACCTGCCCAACTGGGTGATCGCCCTGGTGGCCGCCGGCGGCGTGGCCGCGGCGCTGTCCACCGCGGCCGGCCTGCTGCTGGTGATCTCCTCGGCCATCTCCCACGACCTTCTCAAGCGGACCTTCCGGCCGCAGATCAGCGAGCGGGGCGAGCTGGCCGCCGGCCGGATCGCAGCCGCCACGGCCATCCTCATCGCCGGTTACCTGGGGGCCAACCCACCCGCCTTCGTGGCCCAGGTGGTGGCCTTCGCCTTCGGCCTGGCGGCGGCCAGCCTCTTCCCGGTGATCATCATGGGCATCTTCAACAAGCGCATGAACCGCGAGGGGGCCATCGCCGGCATGGTGGTGGGCCTGGTCTTCACGCTGGCCTACATCATCTACTTCAAGGGCGTCTTCGTGGAGCCCTTCGCCGCGGACGTGCCGGAGAACTGGCTGTTCGGGATCTCCCCCGAGGGGATCGGCGGCCTGGCCATGCTGCTGAACTTCGCCGTGGCCTGGACCGTCTCCAAGGTGACCGCCGCCCCGCCGCAGTCCATCCAGGAGCTGGTCGCCAGCATCCGGGTGCCCCGCGGCGCCGGCGGGGCCACCGGCCACTAG
- a CDS encoding DUF4212 domain-containing protein: protein MNDEQRADNYWKANLRILAGCLAVWFIVSFGFGILLVEPLNQIQLGGYKLGFWFAQQGSIYTFLLIIFYYAWRMNRLDREHDFHEE from the coding sequence ATGAACGACGAGCAACGTGCAGATAACTACTGGAAGGCGAATCTACGGATCCTGGCCGGCTGCCTGGCGGTCTGGTTCATCGTCTCCTTCGGCTTCGGGATCCTGCTGGTGGAGCCGCTCAACCAGATCCAGCTCGGCGGCTACAAGCTGGGCTTCTGGTTCGCCCAGCAGGGCTCCATCTACACCTTCCTGCTCATCATCTTCTACTACGCCTGGCGCATGAACCGGCTGGACCGGGAGCACGACTTCCACGAGGAGTAG
- a CDS encoding putative nucleotidyltransferase substrate binding domain-containing protein → MSDTDALQPTVDFLRRHAPFAQMGTAELQSLAARAKLAFFARGEVITAPEQGPAEYFYIIKQGRVRGETGGDGEAWELVTGESFPIGALLGHRPVRTRHRAVEDTFCFELPRSEFDRLREASPVFGDFCARRLASLLDQALRRGAPASGTPASSPLGTPLGELTPTPAVIAPASTALRDALTELERDEGEAIAVTDAAGHPAGIITLRDIATRVTLAGRDLATPVGELADAEAPALDITAPAWAAARALAESGRRHLLLTRDGAVAGVVSEAAVVGGDAGLVALARAIADAPDIAALAALQADVHAFIGRLLAQGAGADAITRVVATLNDRLTRAVIHHILAEHGRPRTAFTWLAFGSEGRGEQTLKTDQDNGILFEPADGDVEAARAELLSLAGTINDGLARVGFPLCPGNIMASNPDCCLTAGEWRERFARWIDQGTPQHLLNATVFFDFRPLWGDPEPAAALRGWLGEAVAANSRFRRQMAENALRNRPPLGLFGEIKRSAGDDGRPGVDLKVQGLAPFVDAARLLALAHGVAATHTLDRLEAVVTAGGLDPDDASAWRDAYEFIQWLRMEQHRRQAAAGEPLDNRVDPDGLNELHRRILKEAFRQARKLQARLALDYQL, encoded by the coding sequence ATGAGTGACACCGACGCCCTCCAGCCCACCGTCGACTTCCTGCGCCGCCACGCCCCCTTTGCCCAGATGGGGACGGCGGAGCTGCAGAGCCTGGCGGCGCGGGCCAAGCTGGCCTTCTTCGCCCGGGGCGAGGTGATCACCGCCCCGGAGCAGGGACCAGCGGAGTACTTCTACATCATCAAACAGGGCCGGGTACGCGGGGAGACCGGCGGTGACGGCGAGGCGTGGGAGCTGGTCACCGGCGAGAGCTTCCCCATCGGCGCCCTGCTGGGCCACCGGCCGGTACGCACCCGCCACCGGGCGGTGGAGGACACCTTCTGCTTCGAGCTGCCGCGCTCGGAGTTCGACCGACTGCGCGAGGCGAGCCCGGTCTTCGGCGACTTCTGCGCCCGCCGCCTGGCCAGCCTGCTGGATCAGGCCCTGCGCCGCGGCGCCCCCGCCTCCGGGACCCCGGCCTCCTCGCCCCTGGGCACCCCCCTGGGCGAGCTGACCCCGACCCCGGCCGTCATCGCCCCGGCCAGTACGGCGCTGCGCGATGCCCTCACCGAGCTGGAGCGCGACGAGGGCGAGGCCATCGCGGTCACCGACGCCGCCGGTCACCCGGCAGGGATCATCACCCTGCGGGACATCGCCACCCGGGTCACCCTCGCCGGCCGGGACCTGGCCACCCCCGTGGGCGAGCTGGCCGACGCCGAAGCCCCCGCCCTGGACATCACCGCCCCCGCCTGGGCGGCGGCCCGCGCCCTGGCCGAGTCCGGCCGCCGCCATCTTCTCCTTACCCGCGACGGGGCGGTGGCCGGGGTAGTAAGCGAGGCCGCCGTGGTGGGTGGCGACGCCGGCCTGGTCGCCCTGGCCCGCGCCATCGCCGACGCGCCGGATATCGCCGCCCTGGCCGCCCTGCAGGCCGACGTCCACGCCTTTATCGGTCGCCTCCTGGCCCAGGGGGCCGGGGCCGACGCCATCACCCGCGTGGTGGCGACCCTCAACGACCGCCTGACCCGGGCCGTGATCCATCACATCCTCGCCGAGCACGGCCGGCCGCGGACCGCCTTCACCTGGCTCGCCTTCGGCAGCGAGGGCCGCGGGGAGCAGACCCTCAAGACCGACCAGGACAACGGCATCCTCTTCGAGCCGGCCGACGGCGATGTGGAGGCCGCCCGCGCCGAACTGCTCTCCCTGGCCGGGACCATCAACGACGGGCTGGCCCGGGTGGGATTCCCGCTGTGCCCCGGCAACATCATGGCCAGCAACCCCGACTGCTGCCTCACCGCCGGAGAGTGGCGCGAGCGCTTCGCCCGCTGGATCGACCAGGGCACGCCCCAGCACCTGCTGAACGCCACCGTCTTCTTCGACTTCCGTCCCCTCTGGGGGGATCCGGAGCCGGCGGCGGCCCTGCGCGGCTGGCTGGGCGAGGCGGTGGCGGCCAATTCGCGCTTCCGCCGCCAGATGGCCGAGAACGCCCTGCGCAACCGTCCGCCCCTGGGGCTGTTCGGCGAGATCAAGCGCTCCGCCGGCGACGACGGCCGCCCCGGCGTCGACCTCAAGGTCCAGGGGCTCGCCCCCTTCGTGGATGCCGCCCGGCTGCTGGCCCTGGCCCACGGCGTGGCGGCCACCCACACCCTGGACCGGCTGGAAGCCGTGGTGACCGCCGGCGGCCTGGATCCCGACGACGCCTCCGCCTGGCGCGACGCCTACGAATTCATCCAGTGGCTGCGCATGGAGCAGCACCGGCGGCAGGCGGCCGCCGGCGAGCCACTGGACAACCGCGTGGATCCGGACGGGCTCAACGAGCTCCACCGCCGGATCCTCAAGGAGGCCTTCCGCCAGGCCCGCAAGCTCCAGGCGCGCCTGGCGCTGGACTATCAGCTGTAA
- a CDS encoding flagellar brake protein, whose protein sequence is MGRQAVRLIGLNAYADYLVKSPVEITSVLRSLQKGARQISAYFDDSPSGFLATTIVHVDPKKNMVLLERRENGSADDRMLDASEVLFDTKHNNVTLQFTADSIQPARMQGEPVFLIPMPRELLRLQRRQAFRAPVPRASEDPVTCSFTDRHGDIQTLPVQDISIGGLGMLDDQCEIEVEPHTTIPEATLHLQEMGEVTLELEVRNSFDTTLMNGREVRRIGCRFTRLNNATEATLQRFIHRLETEARS, encoded by the coding sequence ATGGGGCGTCAGGCCGTCCGTCTCATCGGCCTCAACGCCTACGCCGACTACCTGGTGAAATCGCCGGTGGAGATCACCTCGGTCCTGCGCAGCCTGCAGAAGGGCGCGCGGCAGATCAGCGCTTATTTCGACGACTCCCCCAGCGGCTTCCTGGCCACCACCATCGTCCACGTCGACCCCAAGAAGAACATGGTGCTCCTGGAGCGCCGCGAGAACGGATCCGCCGATGACCGCATGCTCGACGCCTCGGAGGTCCTGTTCGATACCAAGCACAACAACGTCACCCTCCAGTTCACCGCCGATTCCATCCAGCCGGCCCGGATGCAGGGGGAGCCGGTCTTTCTCATCCCCATGCCCAGGGAGCTGTTGCGACTGCAGCGACGCCAGGCCTTCCGCGCCCCGGTCCCGCGCGCCTCGGAAGACCCGGTCACCTGCTCCTTCACCGACCGCCACGGGGACATCCAGACCCTGCCGGTCCAGGACATCTCCATCGGCGGCCTGGGCATGCTGGATGATCAGTGCGAGATCGAGGTGGAGCCTCATACCACCATCCCGGAGGCCACCCTGCACCTCCAGGAAATGGGCGAGGTGACCCTGGAGCTGGAGGTGCGAAACTCCTTCGACACCACCCTGATGAACGGACGCGAGGTCCGTCGCATCGGCTGCCGCTTTACCCGGCTCAATAACGCCACCGAGGCCACCCTCCAGCGCTTCATCCATCGGCTGGAGACCGAGGCCCGCTCCTGA
- a CDS encoding sigma-54-dependent transcriptional regulator, which produces MSTLLVVEDEAITRDTLTGVLERAGHRVTAVDSAEAARTADPSTFDLVLTDLRLPGAAGTDLIAIAEPTPVIVLTSYASVRSAVDSMKQGAVDYLAKPFDHDELVLLVDRTLRTADLERQNAALKSQVEAHYPVGGMIGESPAMQAVFDRLQRVAPTSATVLVLGESGTGKELAARAIHDASPRKDGPFITVNCAAIPAGLIESELFGHEKGAFTGADRQHRGLVEAAEGGTLFLDEIGELPAEAQARLLRVLQAGEVRRVGATGARHVDVRLVAATHRDLRTLVAKGDFREDLYYRLQVMEIRLPPLRERGGDVEALAEALLERACHRLNRPPLALTEAARRAVREHDWPGNVRELENAIERAVILADSEAIDTAALGLEPTPARPEGPTDDLSLDEYFIHFVRSHEGELTETELARRLGVSRKTLWERRQRLGIPRRPG; this is translated from the coding sequence ATGAGCACCCTCCTGGTCGTCGAGGACGAGGCCATTACCCGCGACACCCTCACCGGCGTGCTGGAACGCGCCGGCCACCGGGTTACCGCCGTGGACTCCGCCGAGGCGGCGCGCACCGCCGACCCGAGCACCTTCGACCTCGTCCTCACCGATCTGCGCCTGCCCGGGGCGGCGGGCACCGACCTCATCGCCATCGCCGAGCCGACCCCGGTCATCGTGCTCACCAGCTACGCCTCGGTGCGCTCGGCGGTGGACTCCATGAAGCAGGGGGCGGTGGACTACCTGGCCAAGCCCTTCGACCACGACGAGCTGGTCCTTCTGGTGGATCGGACCCTGCGCACCGCCGACCTGGAGCGCCAGAACGCCGCCCTGAAGTCCCAGGTGGAGGCCCATTACCCGGTGGGCGGCATGATCGGGGAGAGCCCGGCCATGCAGGCGGTCTTCGATCGCCTCCAGCGGGTCGCCCCCACCAGTGCCACCGTTCTGGTCCTGGGCGAATCGGGCACCGGCAAGGAACTGGCTGCCCGCGCCATCCACGACGCCAGCCCCCGCAAGGACGGCCCCTTCATCACCGTCAACTGCGCCGCCATCCCCGCCGGCCTCATCGAGTCGGAGCTCTTCGGCCACGAGAAGGGCGCCTTCACCGGGGCCGACCGCCAGCACCGCGGGCTGGTGGAGGCCGCCGAGGGCGGTACCCTCTTCCTGGACGAGATCGGCGAGCTCCCCGCCGAGGCCCAGGCGCGGCTGCTGCGCGTCCTCCAGGCCGGCGAGGTGCGCCGGGTCGGCGCCACGGGCGCGCGCCACGTGGATGTCCGGCTGGTGGCCGCCACCCACCGCGACCTGCGCACGCTGGTAGCCAAGGGCGACTTCCGCGAGGACCTCTACTACCGCCTGCAGGTCATGGAGATCCGCCTGCCGCCCCTGCGCGAGCGGGGCGGCGACGTGGAGGCGCTGGCCGAGGCGCTGCTGGAACGCGCCTGCCACCGGCTCAACCGCCCGCCCCTGGCCCTTACCGAGGCAGCCCGCCGCGCCGTACGCGAACACGACTGGCCCGGCAACGTCCGGGAACTGGAGAACGCCATCGAGCGGGCGGTAATCCTCGCCGACAGCGAGGCCATCGACACCGCCGCCCTGGGGCTGGAGCCGACCCCGGCCCGGCCCGAGGGCCCCACCGATGACCTCTCCCTGGACGAGTACTTTATCCACTTCGTCCGCAGCCATGAGGGTGAGCTCACGGAGACGGAGCTGGCCCGGCGGCTGGGGGTCAGCCGCAAGACCCTCTGGGAACGGCGGCAGCGGCTGGGAATCCCTCGGCGACCGGGATAG